In the genome of Ancylomarina subtilis, one region contains:
- a CDS encoding 1,4-dihydroxy-2-naphthoate polyprenyltransferase, translating into MSKTKAWIHAFRLRTLPLALSSIILGSLIAASYNQFNSIIFILAITTTLFLQILSNLANDLGDSISGADNANRVGPERAVQSGDISKKEMKNMLYVFITISLTSGSFLIYEAAQIINLQEALVIFAIGILAILAAINYTIGKNPYGYMGFGDLFVFIFFGLVGVLGCYFLHTGDLHWDILLPASSVGLLSTGVLNLNNMRDIENDAQTGKRTLVVKIGSKAAKNYHLIILSLAMLLAIAYSIIHYKSIFQFIYLLSFPLIIRHMNTVIKNDEPQKLDPELKKLAISCFLFSLTFGIGTLL; encoded by the coding sequence ATGAGTAAAACAAAAGCATGGATACATGCCTTTAGACTGAGAACACTTCCCTTGGCTCTATCCAGCATTATTCTGGGCAGTCTTATAGCAGCGTCATATAATCAGTTCAATTCAATTATATTTATCCTAGCCATCACAACCACCCTTTTTCTTCAGATTCTTTCGAATTTAGCCAACGACTTAGGTGATTCTATTTCAGGAGCAGATAATGCTAATCGTGTTGGGCCCGAAAGAGCTGTACAAAGTGGTGATATTAGCAAAAAGGAAATGAAAAACATGCTTTATGTTTTCATAACTATCTCTTTAACAAGTGGTTCTTTTTTGATCTACGAAGCGGCTCAAATCATTAATCTACAAGAGGCACTTGTTATTTTTGCAATAGGTATTTTGGCAATTTTAGCCGCTATCAATTATACAATTGGGAAAAATCCATATGGCTATATGGGCTTTGGCGACCTCTTTGTTTTCATCTTTTTTGGTTTAGTTGGCGTTCTTGGCTGCTATTTCCTGCATACCGGAGATCTTCACTGGGATATTTTACTCCCAGCCAGCTCTGTCGGCCTTTTAAGCACTGGTGTGCTCAACCTAAACAATATGCGCGACATTGAAAATGATGCACAAACCGGTAAAAGAACCTTAGTTGTAAAAATTGGCTCAAAAGCAGCAAAAAATTACCATCTCATTATTCTTAGCTTAGCCATGTTGCTTGCTATCGCCTATAGTATAATTCATTACAAATCGATTTTTCAATTTATCTATCTTTTGAGTTTCCCTCTCATCATACGTCATATGAACACCGTCATAAAAAATGACGAACCTCAAAAATTAGATCCTGAATTAAAAAAATTAGCGATATCTTGTTTCTTATTCAGTCTAACTTTTGGAATTGGAACTCTCTTATAA
- a CDS encoding AMP-binding protein, with protein sequence MNSLKLNFHQLNRTQLLALCNEQNQICKAQWQKDIYAFILEWFDENLYVQAKTSGSTGAPKPINLEKEKMIQSAKMTGEFFKFEKGQTALLCLSPQFIAGKMMLIRAIIWQMQLICVKPDGHPLNGLHSPIDFAAMIPLQVQNSIHNTDQIQLIKSILIGGGAVDQKLNKKIQNLSSHCYASFGMTETLSHIAIKNLNGLDKSDTYKALNGVTLSTDKRECLEIDAPRLLNQRITTNDIVKLISNSEFEWLGRFDHVINSGGIKLFPEQIEEKLNPFINEPFFLIGIPDEHLGEKMILIIESKNKSIEKKKKIQAKVDAYLEKFQRPRDIFFLSKFERTLTNKIQRKASLARLTEED encoded by the coding sequence ATGAACAGCTTGAAGCTTAATTTTCATCAACTCAATCGAACTCAGCTATTGGCGCTTTGCAACGAACAAAATCAGATCTGTAAAGCGCAATGGCAAAAGGATATTTATGCCTTTATTCTGGAGTGGTTCGATGAAAATCTTTATGTTCAAGCTAAAACGTCAGGATCAACAGGAGCTCCAAAACCAATCAATCTGGAAAAAGAGAAGATGATACAGTCTGCAAAAATGACGGGCGAATTCTTCAAATTTGAAAAGGGACAGACGGCCCTTCTTTGCTTATCTCCCCAATTTATTGCGGGAAAAATGATGCTTATTCGTGCCATAATCTGGCAAATGCAACTGATCTGTGTCAAGCCCGATGGCCATCCCCTTAACGGACTCCATTCTCCAATCGATTTTGCTGCAATGATTCCTCTTCAGGTTCAAAACAGCATACATAATACGGATCAAATTCAATTGATCAAATCCATCTTAATTGGAGGTGGTGCTGTTGATCAAAAGTTAAACAAGAAAATCCAAAACCTCAGCTCACATTGTTATGCCAGTTTCGGAATGACCGAGACCCTTTCGCATATCGCGATAAAAAACTTAAATGGCCTTGATAAATCGGATACATATAAAGCTCTAAATGGTGTAACCCTTTCTACAGACAAAAGAGAGTGTTTAGAAATTGATGCTCCCAGACTATTAAATCAAAGGATCACAACGAATGATATCGTAAAACTCATCTCCAATTCAGAATTTGAATGGCTTGGAAGATTTGATCACGTTATAAATTCAGGAGGAATAAAATTATTCCCTGAACAAATTGAAGAAAAGCTGAATCCTTTTATAAATGAGCCATTCTTTCTTATTGGCATTCCAGACGAACACCTGGGTGAAAAAATGATTCTTATAATTGAATCAAAGAACAAAAGCATCGAGAAAAAAAAGAAGATTCAGGCTAAAGTTGATGCTTATTTAGAAAAATTCCAACGTCCACGCGATATTTTTTTCCTTTCAAAATTTGAGCGCACTTTAACCAATAAGATTCAACGAAAAGCCAGCCTGGCAAGACTTACAGAAGAGGATTAA
- a CDS encoding 2'-5' RNA ligase family protein gives MSAQKTNLYFIALIPHMELRGKIEVLKKEMKERFNAKHALKSPAHITLQMPFRSSNKIEQSLIKTLGEFAALQDSFKISISGFDCFKPRVIFVKVSDHTPIIALHAKLIPDLSTKVEIGKKEISQNIHPHMTIATRDLSTQNFNKAWGEFKNREFEASFLCKSLFLLKHNGKFWDIFQEFDFKNQ, from the coding sequence ATGTCTGCTCAAAAAACAAATCTCTATTTCATTGCTCTTATTCCTCATATGGAACTGAGGGGGAAAATTGAGGTTCTGAAAAAGGAAATGAAGGAACGATTTAATGCCAAACATGCCTTAAAATCCCCTGCACACATCACCCTGCAAATGCCTTTCAGAAGCAGCAATAAAATAGAACAATCGTTAATCAAGACTTTAGGCGAATTTGCAGCCCTACAAGACAGTTTTAAAATAAGTATATCAGGTTTTGACTGCTTTAAGCCTAGAGTTATTTTTGTAAAGGTTTCTGACCACACTCCCATCATAGCCCTTCATGCCAAACTCATTCCTGATTTGAGTACAAAAGTTGAGATTGGCAAAAAGGAAATCAGTCAAAACATTCATCCTCATATGACCATTGCCACAAGAGATTTAAGTACGCAGAACTTCAATAAAGCCTGGGGTGAATTTAAGAACAGGGAATTTGAAGCCTCCTTTTTGTGCAAAAGTCTATTTCTCTTAAAACACAATGGGAAATTTTGGGATATTTTCCAGGAATTTGATTTTAAAAATCAATAA
- a CDS encoding YceI family protein codes for MKTKRILLGLAFVMGALLVNTNVNAQKSMSLKIDDSKVEWTGKKVTGEHHGTVVFKSGSLQMDGSKIVGGEFVMDMTSIKNTDITSDKYRGDLEKHLKSDDFFGVSNFPESKFVVKESKKLQNGKVLVKGEISIKGITKPLEFEVDSHQHGDSFHMSGVMVIDRTLFGIKYGSGSFFDNLGDKTIYNDFELKFDLMF; via the coding sequence ATGAAAACAAAAAGAATACTATTAGGACTGGCATTTGTAATGGGTGCTTTATTGGTGAATACCAATGTGAATGCTCAAAAAAGTATGAGTTTAAAGATTGATGACAGTAAAGTAGAATGGACTGGGAAGAAAGTAACTGGGGAGCATCATGGAACAGTGGTATTTAAATCGGGTAGTTTGCAGATGGATGGATCCAAAATTGTAGGGGGCGAATTTGTAATGGATATGACCAGTATTAAAAACACCGATATTACAAGTGATAAATATCGTGGTGATCTTGAAAAGCATCTCAAGTCTGACGATTTTTTTGGTGTTTCTAACTTCCCTGAGTCAAAGTTTGTAGTTAAGGAAAGTAAGAAATTACAGAATGGTAAAGTTTTGGTAAAAGGTGAGATTAGTATAAAAGGGATTACTAAACCCTTGGAATTTGAAGTTGACTCTCATCAGCACGGCGACTCTTTTCATATGAGTGGTGTAATGGTTATTGATCGTACTTTGTTCGGCATAAAGTATGGTTCGGGTTCATTCTTCGATAATCTGGGTGATAAGACCATTTATAACGACTTTGAACTAAAGTTCGATCTGATGTTTTAA
- a CDS encoding NAD(P)/FAD-dependent oxidoreductase, which produces MTKYIIVGQGLAGTLLAFQMHKHKIPFKIIVDPTQKSASEVAAGLINPLVFKRLTKTWMADALFPKMYETYAEIENLLSTKFIEQKEMIKPLTEQDLPMWQKRIEQGKMNHYIKRINKNLKLEGFKPIEHYGALTQTGSCNLNLMIQGMRNFLRQQNYLIKDHLKIEDVTFENNHVYWKNHAAEKIIFCRGYQDAKNALFPEGSFYLTKGELIEIEAKALCEDYILNKNLFVLPTGNHRFKVGATYQWDNINAETSEEGKSELLTKLDKLIDTDYTVLNHWAGVRPTVKDRRPILGIHPQNSSLAIFNGLGTKGVMLAPYFSEQMLKLLEDPHAETDNEVILDRFF; this is translated from the coding sequence ATGACCAAATACATCATTGTTGGCCAAGGTTTAGCAGGAACACTTTTGGCCTTCCAAATGCACAAGCATAAAATCCCTTTTAAAATTATTGTTGATCCCACACAAAAATCGGCATCAGAAGTGGCAGCTGGTCTTATCAATCCGCTTGTCTTTAAACGCCTCACCAAAACCTGGATGGCTGACGCTTTATTTCCCAAAATGTATGAAACCTATGCGGAGATTGAGAACTTGCTTTCGACAAAATTTATCGAACAAAAAGAGATGATTAAACCCCTGACCGAACAAGATCTACCTATGTGGCAAAAACGAATCGAACAGGGGAAAATGAATCATTATATCAAGCGAATTAATAAGAATCTAAAATTGGAAGGTTTTAAACCTATCGAACATTATGGGGCACTCACGCAAACCGGATCCTGTAATTTGAATCTCATGATTCAGGGCATGCGCAACTTTCTACGACAGCAGAATTATCTGATTAAGGATCACCTTAAGATTGAAGATGTGACATTTGAAAACAATCACGTCTATTGGAAAAATCATGCAGCTGAAAAAATCATATTTTGCCGAGGCTATCAGGATGCCAAAAATGCACTTTTCCCTGAGGGCAGTTTTTACCTCACCAAAGGCGAATTAATCGAAATTGAAGCCAAAGCCTTATGTGAAGACTATATTTTAAATAAAAACCTGTTTGTTTTGCCCACAGGCAATCATCGCTTCAAAGTTGGAGCAACTTATCAATGGGATAATATTAATGCAGAAACCAGTGAAGAAGGGAAATCAGAATTACTCACAAAACTGGATAAACTGATTGATACAGATTATACGGTTCTCAACCACTGGGCCGGTGTCAGACCAACGGTAAAAGACAGACGCCCCATTTTAGGCATCCATCCACAAAATTCGAGCTTAGCTATATTCAACGGATTAGGAACCAAAGGCGTGATGCTTGCCCCCTATTTTTCTGAACAAATGCTTAAATTATTAGA
- a CDS encoding ferritin-like domain-containing protein, whose translation MKIFRDFKEIIDFAIDSEMNEIQFYSELAETMERKNVKQLFRSIALEKTARMLQLENMKDIGFLLDVDCVQDLKIAGSFSEIDFTKRNLSYQEALIMAMNKEKEKFILYQELADCSTDTTCKQTFLSLANQEARQKLKLEIEYDEFILYDN comes from the coding sequence ATGAAAATTTTTAGAGATTTTAAGGAAATCATTGACTTTGCAATTGACAGTGAGATGAATGAAATTCAATTTTATTCAGAACTAGCCGAAACAATGGAAAGGAAGAATGTTAAGCAACTGTTTCGAAGTATTGCCCTTGAAAAAACGGCTCGTATGCTTCAGTTGGAAAATATGAAAGATATTGGTTTTCTATTGGATGTAGACTGCGTACAAGATTTGAAAATAGCGGGGTCTTTTTCTGAAATTGATTTTACAAAAAGAAATTTGTCTTATCAGGAAGCCTTGATAATGGCTATGAACAAAGAAAAAGAGAAATTCATACTTTATCAGGAATTGGCAGATTGTTCTACGGATACAACTTGCAAACAAACATTTTTAAGTCTGGCGAATCAAGAAGCACGTCAAAAGTTAAAGTTGGAAATTGAATATGATGAATTTATTTTATATGATAATTAG
- a CDS encoding Gfo/Idh/MocA family protein: protein MATTRRSFLGNLALGAGVLAAAPMAACSSNKDESNLAYIKAAASRNPSMNFNMCGYAAPKLDTVRVGFVGIGDRGSGAVKRMTYIDGVEITALCDTRQAAVDGGQKILSNAGLPKAKEFVGGDLGFKELCESGLVDLVYIATPWEWHVPVAIAAMEGDKHAAVEVSTAKTIDECWQMVETSERTRKHCVILENCCYDFFEMLTISMAQQGAFGDLIHGEGAYIHNLDYWHFNKPKDNQMTDGAYTKMWRLHENKRKANVYPTHGLGPICQAMNINRGDKMDYLTSMMSEDFTLKHRIAEMAKKDPFFEQFVGWEMRGNMDMQMIRTNKGRTIMIQHDISSPRPYSRIHMLSGTKCFAQKWPMQHIAFGHDVIDEAKFKELEDKYTPEIIRRVGEMAKQVGGHGGMDFVMDWRLIDCLRNGLPMDMDVYDAASWSCITPLSEWSIANKSNSIEIPDFTRGAWKTNKPIDLTLNGGGTTGVRNLKKADSKGQLEVH, encoded by the coding sequence ATGGCAACCACCCGAAGATCATTTTTAGGCAATCTGGCTCTTGGAGCCGGGGTCCTTGCAGCGGCGCCAATGGCAGCTTGCTCAAGTAATAAAGACGAAAGCAATTTGGCTTATATTAAAGCTGCGGCTTCAAGGAATCCATCCATGAATTTTAATATGTGTGGCTACGCGGCTCCGAAACTCGATACGGTTCGAGTTGGTTTTGTAGGCATAGGCGACCGTGGTTCAGGGGCTGTAAAACGTATGACTTATATTGATGGTGTTGAAATTACCGCACTTTGTGATACCAGACAAGCTGCTGTTGATGGGGGGCAAAAAATCCTTTCAAATGCAGGACTGCCCAAAGCAAAGGAATTTGTTGGTGGTGATTTAGGTTTCAAGGAGTTGTGTGAGAGTGGTTTGGTTGATTTAGTTTATATTGCGACACCATGGGAATGGCACGTGCCAGTTGCGATTGCTGCCATGGAGGGTGATAAGCATGCAGCAGTTGAGGTATCTACAGCAAAAACTATTGATGAGTGTTGGCAAATGGTGGAAACCTCAGAACGTACACGTAAACACTGTGTTATTCTTGAAAACTGTTGCTACGATTTCTTCGAGATGTTGACCATTAGTATGGCACAGCAAGGTGCTTTTGGTGATTTGATTCATGGTGAAGGGGCTTATATTCACAATTTGGATTATTGGCACTTCAACAAGCCTAAGGATAATCAAATGACGGATGGTGCCTATACAAAGATGTGGCGTTTACACGAGAATAAACGTAAAGCTAATGTTTACCCAACTCATGGTCTGGGGCCAATTTGCCAGGCTATGAACATCAACCGTGGTGATAAAATGGATTATTTAACCTCTATGATGTCAGAGGATTTTACCCTGAAGCATCGTATTGCTGAAATGGCTAAGAAAGACCCATTTTTTGAGCAGTTTGTAGGCTGGGAAATGAGGGGGAATATGGATATGCAGATGATTCGTACCAATAAGGGACGCACCATCATGATTCAGCATGATATCAGTTCGCCAAGACCTTACTCCCGAATTCATATGCTTAGCGGAACCAAGTGCTTTGCACAAAAATGGCCAATGCAGCATATTGCTTTTGGACATGATGTAATAGACGAAGCTAAATTTAAGGAATTAGAAGATAAGTATACCCCGGAAATCATTCGTCGAGTAGGTGAAATGGCCAAGCAAGTTGGAGGTCATGGAGGTATGGATTTCGTGATGGACTGGCGTTTGATCGACTGTTTACGTAATGGTTTACCAATGGATATGGATGTGTACGATGCTGCATCATGGTCTTGTATTACACCATTGAGCGAGTGGTCTATTGCCAATAAATCGAATTCAATTGAAATTCCAGACTTTACACGTGGTGCCTGGAAGACTAATAAACCAATTGATTTGACTTTAAATGGTGGAGGAACAACCGGCGTACGTAATCTTAAAAAGGCCGATTCAAAAGGCCAACTGGAAGTGCATTAA
- a CDS encoding OmpP1/FadL family transporter → MKMRSKFLISASLLLAGIITTQSASATDGYFSLAYGTQNKGMAGAGIAWYKNSLINGNPASLVKLGNQYQFGVNMFNPNREYTVTGNPSMMDGTFGLAPGTVESDSKVFFMPTFGANWLLNEKSSFSVAVYGNGGMNTDYAPKNGFGTFGMPNADTGVDLGQCFLNLSYAYQVSEKHSFGVTAIAAYQYFEAKGLGAFGMNGMSSDATKLTDNGHDNAYGLGFKLGYLGQLTEKLSVGASYQTMVYMSEFDDYAGLFAEQGDFNIPSTWTVGLAYQANENWVFAADFKRINYTDIASVSNPMDPMALAPMIPDGAGGYNPNPNYVPLGSDNGAGFGWEDINCYKIGAEYSGIETWTLRAGYSHCDQPIQKSEVLFNILAPGVMCDHITLGCSKELNEKGNALHFALVYAPECSVKGYNPMDFDAEQAMQGKMVPNQTIEIKMSQIELEIAYSF, encoded by the coding sequence ATGAAAATGAGATCAAAATTTCTTATTTCAGCTTCCCTGCTTTTGGCTGGAATAATTACAACACAATCAGCCAGCGCTACAGATGGCTATTTTAGCCTTGCTTACGGTACACAAAACAAAGGTATGGCCGGAGCTGGTATCGCTTGGTACAAAAACTCACTCATTAATGGTAACCCTGCTTCTTTAGTGAAACTTGGTAACCAATACCAATTTGGTGTTAACATGTTTAACCCAAACCGTGAATACACTGTTACCGGAAACCCTTCTATGATGGATGGTACATTTGGTTTAGCTCCCGGAACTGTCGAAAGTGATAGCAAAGTCTTTTTCATGCCAACATTTGGTGCCAACTGGTTATTAAATGAGAAAAGCAGTTTCTCTGTAGCTGTATATGGTAATGGCGGTATGAATACAGACTATGCACCTAAAAATGGTTTTGGAACTTTCGGTATGCCAAACGCTGATACAGGTGTTGATTTGGGACAATGTTTCCTAAACTTAAGTTATGCCTACCAAGTAAGTGAAAAGCATAGTTTTGGGGTGACAGCAATTGCGGCTTACCAATATTTCGAAGCTAAAGGATTAGGCGCTTTTGGCATGAATGGTATGTCTAGCGACGCAACGAAATTAACAGACAATGGCCACGATAATGCTTATGGTTTAGGTTTTAAATTAGGGTATTTAGGCCAACTAACTGAAAAACTAAGTGTTGGTGCCAGTTACCAGACGATGGTTTATATGAGTGAATTTGACGACTATGCCGGACTTTTTGCTGAACAAGGTGATTTCAATATTCCATCAACCTGGACAGTAGGTCTAGCATATCAGGCTAATGAAAACTGGGTATTTGCAGCTGACTTCAAACGCATCAACTATACTGATATAGCATCAGTTTCAAACCCAATGGATCCAATGGCTCTTGCTCCAATGATTCCCGATGGCGCAGGTGGATACAACCCAAATCCAAATTATGTCCCTCTGGGATCAGATAACGGTGCTGGTTTTGGATGGGAAGATATTAATTGTTACAAAATTGGTGCTGAATATTCAGGAATTGAAACCTGGACTTTAAGAGCAGGATACTCACATTGTGACCAACCTATTCAAAAATCAGAAGTTCTATTTAATATCCTAGCTCCTGGTGTCATGTGCGATCACATTACTTTAGGTTGTTCTAAAGAATTAAATGAAAAAGGGAATGCCTTACATTTTGCTCTTGTTTATGCGCCAGAATGTTCAGTTAAAGGTTATAACCCTATGGACTTCGATGCAGAACAAGCAATGCAAGGTAAAATGGTACCAAACCAGACTATTGAAATTAAAATGAGTCAGATCGAATTGGAAATTGCCTATTCATTCTAA
- a CDS encoding ferritin family protein — MEKYNSLDEVLNFAIEQEQGEVDFYNDLADKMRVPKVEELFRDIALEKQKHILKLEAIRISGNFDHNSYDQIKELRTDHYIANVDYSNENPSYDEALLMAMEKEKATFMFYWDLAERVTSSDLQDLFYMLALHEAKQKVKLEIQFDRGSEDEFDED; from the coding sequence ATGGAAAAATATAATAGTTTAGACGAGGTTTTGAATTTTGCTATAGAGCAAGAGCAAGGGGAGGTGGATTTTTATAACGATTTGGCAGATAAAATGAGAGTCCCTAAGGTTGAAGAGCTGTTTAGAGATATTGCCCTTGAGAAGCAGAAACACATTCTTAAGTTGGAGGCCATACGAATAAGTGGCAATTTTGATCACAATTCTTATGATCAGATAAAAGAGTTAAGAACAGACCACTATATTGCCAATGTGGACTACTCCAACGAAAACCCGAGTTATGATGAGGCTTTATTAATGGCTATGGAGAAAGAAAAAGCAACGTTTATGTTTTATTGGGATTTGGCTGAGCGGGTTACCTCTTCCGATCTGCAGGATCTTTTTTACATGCTTGCCTTACATGAAGCCAAGCAAAAAGTAAAGTTGGAAATTCAGTTTGATAGAGGGTCTGAGGATGAGTTTGATGAGGACTAA
- the menC gene encoding o-succinylbenzoate synthase has protein sequence MLVSDFHYYPLDFKRPSGTSRGILTKKEAWIVRIWDEQNPEIKGIGECSIIRGLSSDDRENYEDKIHEVCQNIDKIENYFISDLTEWPSLYFGFEMALRDLRNGGKRLLFDSDFTNNEAQIPINGLVWMGDKAYMQQQVQEKIDTGFNCIKLKIGAINFDEELSIIQSIREKFSAKEIEIRVDANGAFHPDDAINKLKALADFDIHSIEQPIKAGNWEAMAELCKITPLPIALDEELIGIYKLEDKIELIRQIQPQYIILKPSLVGGFKGSQEWIDIANKNAIPWWATSALESNIGLNAIAQWVYTLNNPMPQGLGTGQLFTNNIESPLEVTEGHLIYNQSKKWDLNEQLEA, from the coding sequence ATGCTGGTATCCGACTTTCATTATTACCCTTTAGATTTTAAACGTCCCAGTGGCACTTCTCGTGGAATACTCACAAAAAAGGAAGCTTGGATTGTTCGCATATGGGATGAACAAAATCCTGAAATTAAGGGGATTGGCGAATGCTCAATCATTAGAGGATTAAGTTCTGATGACAGAGAAAACTACGAAGATAAAATTCACGAGGTTTGCCAGAACATCGACAAAATAGAAAACTATTTTATTAGCGATTTAACCGAATGGCCATCTCTTTATTTTGGTTTCGAAATGGCTTTAAGGGATTTGAGAAATGGTGGGAAACGTCTTCTTTTCGATTCTGATTTCACAAATAATGAAGCACAAATCCCCATAAATGGCTTGGTTTGGATGGGCGATAAAGCTTACATGCAACAGCAAGTCCAGGAGAAGATTGATACAGGTTTCAATTGTATCAAGTTAAAAATTGGGGCCATTAATTTTGATGAAGAACTCAGCATTATCCAATCAATCCGAGAGAAGTTTTCAGCTAAAGAAATTGAAATCCGCGTCGATGCCAATGGTGCCTTTCATCCTGATGATGCCATAAACAAACTCAAAGCACTCGCAGACTTTGATATTCATTCCATAGAACAACCCATAAAAGCAGGCAACTGGGAAGCTATGGCAGAACTTTGTAAGATAACGCCACTGCCTATTGCTTTGGATGAAGAATTAATCGGAATTTACAAACTCGAAGACAAAATTGAATTAATCCGACAAATACAACCACAGTATATTATTTTAAAACCAAGTTTGGTTGGTGGTTTTAAAGGCAGCCAGGAATGGATTGATATTGCCAATAAAAATGCAATTCCCTGGTGGGCCACATCTGCCCTTGAATCTAATATTGGCTTAAATGCTATTGCACAGTGGGTATATACACTCAACAATCCAATGCCCCAAGGCTTGGGGACAGGGCAACTCTTCACCAATAATATCGAATCGCCACTTGAAGTTACAGAAGGCCACTTAATTTACAATCAATCCAAAAAATGGGATCTTAATGAACAGCTTGAAGCTTAA